Proteins from a genomic interval of Bradyrhizobium sp. CCBAU 53340:
- a CDS encoding ABC transporter ATP-binding protein — MLELRGVNAGYGTFQALFDVNLDVKAGEAVGVIGPNGAGKTTLMRVISGLIRPSHGSIAMESVDVLATAPHKIVSLGIAHVPENRRLFPQLTVDDNLKMGAFMKEARGHYAERLEVVFDLFPRLKERRHQMAGTMSGGEQQMCAIGRAMMSNPKLLLLDEPSAGLAPVVVQQVFELVKRIRASGLTVLIVEQNVQQVLRVVDRAYLIEAGTIRASGTSAEMLASDTVKEAYLGV; from the coding sequence ATGCTGGAGCTTCGCGGCGTCAACGCCGGCTATGGCACGTTCCAGGCGCTGTTCGACGTCAATCTCGACGTCAAGGCTGGTGAAGCTGTCGGCGTGATCGGGCCGAACGGGGCCGGCAAGACCACCTTGATGCGCGTCATCTCCGGCCTGATCCGCCCCTCGCACGGGTCGATCGCGATGGAGAGCGTCGACGTGCTGGCGACGGCGCCGCACAAGATCGTCAGCCTCGGGATCGCGCATGTGCCGGAGAACCGGCGGCTGTTTCCGCAACTCACGGTCGACGACAATCTCAAGATGGGGGCCTTCATGAAGGAGGCACGCGGCCATTATGCCGAACGGCTGGAGGTCGTGTTCGACCTGTTTCCGCGGCTGAAGGAGCGCCGCCATCAAATGGCCGGCACCATGTCCGGCGGCGAGCAGCAGATGTGCGCGATCGGCCGCGCGATGATGTCCAATCCGAAGCTGCTGCTGCTCGACGAGCCGTCGGCGGGGCTCGCGCCGGTCGTGGTGCAGCAGGTGTTCGAGCTGGTGAAGCGGATCCGCGCCAGCGGGCTGACGGTGCTGATCGTCGAGCAGAACGTGCAGCAGGTGCTGCGCGTGGTCGATCGCGCCTATCTGATCGAGGCCGGCACGATCCGCGCCTCAGGCACGTCGGCCGAGATGCTGGCGAGCGACACGGTCAAGGAAGCTTATCTGGGGGTGTGA
- a CDS encoding MBL fold metallo-hydrolase yields MKASFCIAVLAALVTGSALAQTPPQTSTKKVDGTDNVYIFRYGGHQSMFVVTPQGVIATDPISYLRPAKPYIDAIKAVTDKPIKYVIYSHHHYDHIAGGQPFKDLGATFIAHRRTKERLLELKKQNALLADIVMPDQVVDDQKIIKLGGTTLELDYVGRNHSDNSLVMRLPKEKLVFVVDFAPIESVQFRNIPDNASPLEYIASLKKLASLDWERMIPGHPYAGGRLGTKKDVEDDIAYMEDLSAEVKKAADAGKCFDTAMKEVKLPKYEKWANYEASLPANVERFCYWWGRGY; encoded by the coding sequence ATGAAAGCATCATTTTGCATCGCCGTGCTCGCAGCCCTTGTCACCGGATCCGCGCTCGCGCAGACCCCGCCGCAGACCTCGACCAAGAAGGTCGACGGCACCGACAACGTCTACATCTTCCGCTATGGCGGCCATCAGTCGATGTTCGTGGTGACGCCTCAGGGCGTGATCGCGACCGATCCGATCTCGTATTTGCGCCCGGCAAAACCCTATATCGACGCGATCAAGGCGGTCACCGACAAGCCGATCAAATACGTCATCTACAGTCATCACCATTACGACCACATCGCCGGCGGCCAGCCGTTCAAGGATCTCGGCGCGACATTCATCGCGCATCGGCGGACCAAGGAGCGACTGCTCGAGCTCAAGAAGCAGAATGCGCTGCTGGCCGATATCGTCATGCCGGACCAGGTGGTCGACGACCAGAAGATCATCAAGCTCGGCGGCACCACGCTGGAGCTCGACTATGTCGGCCGCAACCATTCCGACAATTCGCTGGTGATGCGGCTGCCGAAGGAGAAGCTGGTCTTCGTGGTCGACTTCGCGCCGATCGAATCCGTCCAGTTCCGCAACATCCCCGACAACGCCTCGCCGCTGGAATATATCGCCTCGCTGAAGAAGCTGGCTTCGCTCGACTGGGAACGCATGATTCCGGGCCATCCCTATGCCGGCGGCCGGCTCGGCACCAAGAAGGACGTCGAGGACGACATCGCCTACATGGAAGATCTTTCGGCGGAAGTGAAGAAGGCCGCCGACGCCGGCAAGTGCTTCGACACCGCGATGAAGGAGGTGAAGCTGCCGAAATACGAGAAGTGGGCGAATTACGAGGCGAGCCTGCCGGCCAACGTCGAGCGCTTCTGCTATTGGTGGGGGCGGGGGTATTAG
- a CDS encoding branched-chain amino acid ABC transporter permease: MTGQVRLAAWGIGLAALVALPFVYRDPYHLHILVLILIWSFAYTSWSMMGRFGLVSLGHGGFMGIGAYVTALLWNHLGLSPWIGIPISMVAAGILALVVGYPCFRFRITGHYFVLVTLALSGIVLQVITATRDYTGGSLGYTPNRAAGNKLLALQFDDKTTWYLVALGVWLFGIVVWHWVDRSMARYALEAISEDEDAAAAAGVDVTAEKLKITLLSALMTALAGAIYCQYQMFITPDTVSGIAVSLQMVFAAIVGGLFVSLGPTVGAVITILLAETLRIGFGTKAVGWDNLVYGVLLVLFIIFLPKGILGSLLDRLKSQRKVPRAHEQKAVQIARPGT; this comes from the coding sequence ATGACGGGGCAGGTGCGGCTTGCGGCCTGGGGGATTGGCCTTGCGGCGCTGGTTGCGCTGCCGTTCGTCTATCGCGATCCCTATCATCTGCACATTCTGGTGCTGATCCTGATCTGGTCGTTCGCTTACACATCGTGGTCGATGATGGGACGGTTCGGCCTGGTCTCGCTCGGCCATGGCGGCTTCATGGGGATCGGCGCCTATGTCACCGCGCTGCTCTGGAACCATCTCGGCCTGTCGCCCTGGATCGGCATTCCCATCAGCATGGTCGCGGCAGGCATCCTGGCGCTGGTGGTCGGCTATCCCTGTTTCCGCTTCCGTATCACCGGGCACTATTTCGTGCTGGTGACGCTGGCGCTGTCTGGCATCGTGCTCCAGGTCATCACGGCGACGCGCGACTATACCGGCGGCTCGCTCGGCTACACGCCGAACCGCGCCGCGGGCAACAAGCTGCTGGCGCTGCAATTCGATGACAAGACGACGTGGTATCTTGTTGCGCTCGGGGTCTGGTTGTTCGGCATCGTCGTCTGGCACTGGGTCGACCGCAGCATGGCGCGCTATGCGCTCGAGGCCATCTCGGAGGACGAGGACGCCGCGGCCGCCGCCGGCGTCGACGTCACGGCGGAGAAGCTGAAGATCACGCTGCTCAGCGCGCTGATGACGGCGCTGGCCGGCGCGATCTATTGCCAGTACCAGATGTTCATCACGCCCGATACGGTCAGCGGCATCGCGGTGTCGCTGCAGATGGTGTTCGCGGCCATCGTCGGCGGCCTGTTCGTCTCGCTCGGCCCGACCGTCGGCGCCGTCATCACCATCCTGCTCGCGGAGACCTTGCGCATCGGATTCGGCACCAAGGCGGTCGGCTGGGACAACCTTGTCTACGGCGTGCTGCTGGTGCTTTTCATCATATTCCTTCCCAAGGGCATCCTTGGTAGCCTGCTCGATCGATTGAAGTCGCAACGCAAGGTGCCCCGCGCCCATGAGCAAAAAGCCGTCCAAATCGCTCGCCCAGGAACTTGA
- a CDS encoding branched-chain amino acid ABC transporter permease, with product MQAFLDIFDIYLLEAIINGILLGGVLALLALGLNLIFGVIDVTWICYAELVMIGMYAMYFMVQYYGISYFIAAPLTILLVAILGALLHYLVIAPLLTAPPINQLLATGGVLFVLQSFATVAFGIDFRNLGIRLPVLAFGDMNFSYARLLSFLAALVGMVAVYLFMTRTFTGTAIRAISQDRQIMALMGVDTKRIYLITSAIGGGLAGLAACLLVLQYDVHPFVGLSFGPITFLICVLGGLGNFIGGFIAAFVFAEIISLGGLFSDLEWGYVLAFAFFIVMMFIRPAGLLARRR from the coding sequence ATGCAGGCGTTCCTGGACATATTCGACATCTACCTTCTGGAGGCCATCATCAACGGCATCCTGCTCGGCGGCGTGTTGGCACTGCTCGCGCTCGGGCTGAACCTGATCTTCGGCGTCATCGACGTGACCTGGATCTGCTACGCCGAGCTCGTAATGATCGGCATGTACGCGATGTACTTCATGGTGCAGTATTACGGCATCAGCTATTTCATCGCCGCACCACTCACCATACTGCTGGTCGCGATCCTCGGCGCGCTCCTGCATTATCTCGTAATCGCGCCGCTGCTGACCGCGCCGCCGATCAACCAGCTGCTCGCGACCGGCGGCGTGCTGTTCGTGCTGCAGAGCTTTGCCACCGTCGCCTTCGGTATCGACTTTCGCAACCTCGGCATCCGCCTGCCGGTGCTCGCCTTCGGCGACATGAATTTCAGCTATGCGCGGCTGCTGTCGTTCCTGGCGGCGCTGGTCGGCATGGTCGCGGTCTATCTGTTCATGACCCGCACCTTCACCGGCACTGCGATCCGCGCCATCTCGCAGGACCGCCAGATCATGGCGCTGATGGGGGTCGACACCAAGCGCATCTATCTCATCACGTCAGCCATCGGCGGCGGGCTGGCCGGGCTCGCCGCGTGCCTCTTGGTGCTGCAATATGACGTGCATCCCTTCGTTGGTCTCTCCTTCGGTCCGATTACCTTCCTGATCTGCGTGCTGGGCGGCCTCGGCAATTTCATCGGCGGCTTCATCGCGGCCTTCGTGTTCGCCGAGATCATCTCGCTCGGCGGTCTGTTCTCCGATCTGGAATGGGGCTATGTGCTGGCCTTCGCCTTCTTCATCGTCATGATGTTCATCCGGCCCGCGGGCCTGCTCGCGAGGCGCCGATGA
- a CDS encoding ABC transporter ATP-binding protein, with protein MLEVSGLVKRFGGFTAVNNVSFKVDQGEILGLIGPNGSGKSTIFNMLSGTLAPSAGSIRFDGSEIAGLAPHRIINRGIGRTFQIPRPFRRLSIFENVALAGFYGQGRHSRVKAEEAAGRALAMVGLPTDRHASVDGLGAAGLKKLELAKALATAPKLLLADESLGGLDEAEMDQAADMLRNIRDELGITIIWVEHIMGVLMRVVDRVMVLDHGEKISEGLPSAVAGDPRVIEVYLGTDAETTQAAAAEARRRAGGQ; from the coding sequence GTGCTGGAGGTCAGCGGGCTGGTGAAGCGGTTTGGCGGCTTCACCGCCGTCAACAACGTGTCGTTCAAGGTCGACCAGGGCGAGATCCTCGGCCTGATCGGCCCCAACGGCTCGGGCAAGAGCACGATCTTCAACATGCTGTCGGGTACGTTGGCGCCCAGCGCCGGATCGATCCGGTTCGATGGCTCCGAGATCGCGGGTCTGGCGCCGCACCGGATCATCAATCGCGGCATCGGCCGCACCTTCCAGATTCCGCGGCCGTTCCGTCGCCTCTCCATCTTCGAGAATGTCGCGCTTGCCGGCTTCTATGGCCAGGGCCGTCACAGCCGCGTCAAGGCCGAGGAAGCGGCGGGTCGCGCGCTCGCCATGGTGGGCCTGCCGACCGATCGCCACGCCAGCGTCGATGGTCTCGGCGCGGCCGGCTTGAAGAAGCTCGAGCTTGCGAAGGCGCTCGCCACCGCGCCCAAGCTGCTGCTCGCGGACGAAAGCCTCGGCGGCCTCGACGAGGCCGAGATGGATCAGGCCGCCGACATGCTGCGCAACATCCGCGACGAGCTCGGCATCACCATCATCTGGGTCGAGCACATCATGGGCGTGTTGATGCGCGTCGTCGATCGCGTCATGGTGCTCGATCATGGCGAGAAGATCTCGGAAGGTCTGCCGAGCGCGGTTGCCGGCGATCCGCGCGTCATCGAGGTCTATCTCGGCACCGATGCCGAGACCACGCAGGCTGCGGCCGCCGAAGCGCGCCGCCGCGCGGGAGGCCAATGA
- a CDS encoding polyphosphate kinase 2 family protein, with the protein MSKKPSKSLAQELDRYITPFRHDGSGKFHLKDYKTNAKGDLDKEAAQEILDANKKRLIAFQEKLYAQDRWSLLIVFQAMDAAGKDSAIKAIFEGINPQGCEVTAFKAPSSKELDHDFLWRHVVALPERGRIGIFNRSHYEECLVTRVHPEILAKEKLPSRLVTKTIWKERFEDIAAWERYLMRNGTVVLKFFLNVSKEEQRQRFLDRLEEPAKQWKFSMDDIKERALWPRYQAVYQDILRHTATPHAPWYVVPADHKWFARVVIGSVINAALEKLDLRFPRADKASLAEFDQVRTALEREKKAGKKRAKGKTPKQPHAQ; encoded by the coding sequence ATGAGCAAAAAGCCGTCCAAATCGCTCGCCCAGGAACTTGACCGCTACATCACGCCGTTCCGGCACGACGGGTCCGGCAAGTTTCACCTGAAGGACTACAAGACCAACGCGAAGGGCGATCTGGACAAGGAGGCGGCGCAGGAGATTCTCGACGCCAACAAGAAGCGGCTGATCGCGTTCCAGGAGAAGCTCTACGCCCAGGACCGCTGGTCGCTGCTGATCGTGTTCCAGGCCATGGACGCCGCCGGCAAGGACAGCGCGATCAAGGCGATCTTCGAGGGCATCAACCCGCAGGGCTGCGAGGTCACGGCCTTCAAGGCGCCGAGCAGCAAGGAGCTCGACCACGATTTCCTCTGGCGCCACGTGGTCGCGTTGCCGGAGCGCGGCCGTATCGGCATCTTCAACCGCTCCCATTACGAGGAATGCCTGGTGACGCGCGTGCACCCGGAGATCCTGGCCAAGGAGAAGCTGCCGTCGAGGCTGGTCACCAAGACCATCTGGAAGGAGCGCTTCGAGGACATTGCCGCCTGGGAGCGCTACCTGATGCGCAACGGCACCGTGGTGCTGAAATTCTTCCTCAACGTCTCCAAGGAGGAGCAGCGCCAGCGCTTCCTCGATCGGTTGGAGGAGCCGGCCAAGCAGTGGAAATTCTCGATGGACGACATCAAGGAGCGCGCGCTGTGGCCGCGCTACCAGGCGGTCTATCAGGACATCCTGCGCCACACCGCGACGCCCCATGCGCCCTGGTATGTGGTGCCCGCCGACCACAAATGGTTTGCCCGTGTCGTGATCGGCTCGGTGATCAATGCCGCGCTCGAAAAGCTCGACCTGCGGTTTCCCCGTGCCGACAAGGCTTCGCTCGCGGAGTTCGACCAGGTGCGCACGGCGCTGGAGAGGGAGAAGAAGGCAGGCAAGAAGCGGGCGAAAGGCAAAACACCAAAACAACCCCATGCACAGTAG